One Elusimicrobiota bacterium genomic window carries:
- a CDS encoding glycosyltransferase has protein sequence MELSLVICTYQRPGPLKNLLEALALQDRPPDQTLVVDASLDDASERVAREVMISGGLPGLEYRRAGPEERGLTRQRNLGIGLAGGAIIAFLDDDTIPEPGYCRELLACFTRHPEAAAAGGYITNEEAWRRADPASSRSWAVYRRGSWERREDYRWRLRAALGLVPWENPGWLPPSGHGRPVSYLPPDGEDYEVEFVMGGASAWRREIFEKHRFSPYLEGYGLYEDLDLCLRASADGRLFQCTRARLAHHHAGSGRPRAFRYGEMVTRNGWRVWRTRWPEPAWLDRARWWLISVFLLLCRLGDAVRGPRRGQALAEAAGRAWGLVRVLWSRPPLPAAESGARTLLVVSHVCHYEWEGRTYAYAPYARELDIWADLFPRVLVAAPLRRKPPPAQASVLRRGNIQVAAQREVGGLSLLAKAAALPSILWSLHRVMSQADAIHVRCPSNLGLLGAALAPFYSRRLVAKHAGQWNGYPGEGLSGKMQRWILGSSWWRGPVLVYGRWPNQPAHVVPFFTSMLNSAQIKRARAAAAARAAREGEALRVLYVGRLAPEKNVDVLLEALSLLKRGGTALRCEIVGDGVQRPSLEALAEREGLGESVFFFGAVPLESVLDFYERNDVLVLASEVEGWPKAVAEAMAFGLVCIGSDRGFVSHLLGEGRGILVQPGDAQGLAEAIAGVGRAPRDFEPMRRRAAAWAQRYRLEDLKESIRALLEESWGKA, from the coding sequence GTGGAACTATCTCTAGTCATCTGCACCTACCAGCGCCCCGGGCCCCTGAAGAATCTTCTCGAGGCTCTCGCGCTCCAGGACCGGCCTCCGGACCAGACCCTCGTCGTGGACGCGTCCCTCGATGATGCGAGCGAGCGCGTGGCGCGCGAAGTCATGATTTCCGGCGGGCTTCCGGGCTTGGAGTATCGCCGCGCGGGTCCCGAGGAGCGGGGCCTAACGCGCCAAAGAAACCTCGGGATCGGACTGGCCGGAGGCGCCATCATCGCTTTTCTCGATGACGACACCATCCCGGAGCCCGGCTATTGCCGGGAGCTGCTGGCTTGTTTTACCCGCCATCCCGAGGCCGCGGCCGCGGGGGGCTATATCACCAACGAGGAAGCCTGGCGGCGGGCGGATCCCGCCTCCTCCCGGTCATGGGCGGTCTACCGCCGCGGCTCCTGGGAGCGCCGTGAGGATTACCGCTGGCGCCTTCGGGCCGCGCTGGGGCTGGTCCCATGGGAGAACCCGGGTTGGCTCCCTCCTTCCGGGCACGGGCGTCCCGTGTCCTACCTGCCTCCCGACGGCGAGGACTACGAGGTCGAGTTCGTGATGGGGGGGGCCAGCGCCTGGCGCCGGGAAATCTTCGAAAAGCACCGATTCTCTCCCTATCTCGAGGGTTATGGCCTTTACGAGGACTTGGACCTATGTCTGCGCGCGTCCGCCGACGGGCGGCTTTTCCAATGCACGAGGGCGCGCCTGGCCCATCATCACGCAGGTTCTGGGCGGCCCCGGGCTTTCAGGTATGGCGAGATGGTGACGCGCAACGGCTGGCGGGTCTGGCGCACGCGCTGGCCCGAGCCTGCCTGGCTCGACAGGGCGCGCTGGTGGCTCATCAGCGTTTTTCTCCTGCTCTGCCGGCTGGGTGACGCCGTGCGCGGGCCGCGGCGCGGCCAAGCCCTGGCCGAGGCCGCCGGGCGGGCGTGGGGCTTGGTCCGAGTTCTTTGGAGCCGCCCGCCGCTGCCCGCGGCGGAGTCCGGAGCGCGGACCTTGCTGGTGGTCAGCCACGTATGCCATTATGAATGGGAGGGGAGAACCTACGCCTACGCCCCCTATGCGCGGGAGCTGGACATCTGGGCCGACCTTTTTCCCCGGGTGCTCGTCGCGGCTCCCCTGCGGCGCAAGCCTCCTCCGGCCCAGGCGAGCGTATTGCGCCGCGGCAACATCCAGGTTGCCGCGCAGAGGGAAGTCGGCGGGCTCTCCCTCTTGGCCAAAGCTGCGGCCTTGCCTTCCATTCTATGGTCCTTGCATCGCGTCATGAGCCAGGCCGACGCCATCCATGTGCGCTGCCCGAGCAACTTGGGCCTTTTGGGAGCGGCGCTGGCCCCGTTCTACAGCCGCCGCCTGGTGGCCAAGCATGCCGGGCAGTGGAACGGCTATCCCGGCGAGGGTTTGAGCGGGAAAATGCAGAGGTGGATCCTAGGCTCCTCGTGGTGGCGCGGCCCGGTCTTGGTTTATGGGCGGTGGCCGAACCAGCCCGCCCATGTGGTGCCTTTTTTCACCTCCATGCTGAACTCCGCGCAGATCAAGCGCGCCCGGGCCGCGGCCGCGGCCCGGGCCGCGCGCGAGGGGGAGGCTTTGCGTGTCCTCTACGTGGGCCGTTTGGCTCCGGAGAAGAACGTGGACGTTCTCCTGGAGGCTCTCTCCTTGCTCAAGCGCGGGGGGACCGCTTTGCGCTGCGAGATAGTGGGGGATGGGGTGCAGAGGCCTTCCCTCGAGGCCCTGGCCGAGAGGGAGGGCCTGGGAGAGTCGGTGTTTTTCTTCGGCGCCGTTCCTCTCGAATCCGTACTGGACTTCTACGAACGCAACGACGTGCTAGTCCTAGCCTCCGAGGTGGAGGGCTGGCCAAAGGCAGTGGCCGAGGCCATGGCCTTCGGTCTAGTCTGCATCGGTTCGGATCGGGGCTTTGTCTCCCATCTCCTGGGGGAGGGTCGCGGGATATTGGTCCAGCCCGGGGACGCCCAAGGCCTGGCCGAGGCGATCGCGGGCGTGGGCCGGGCTCCCCGCGATTTCGAGCCCATGCGCCGCCGCGCCGCGGCCTGGGCCCAGCGCTACCGCTTGGAGGATTTGAAGGAAAGTATTCGGGCGCTCCTGGAGGAGAGTTGGGGCAAGGCATGA
- a CDS encoding glycosyltransferase family 4 protein, which yields MHVAFLTAEYPPLPHGGIGTSVRSLARGLVRRGHRVTVLSWGEKSAFADEGVAVRVLAQAALPKTGWFMNRWRARAELNRMVREEGLNLAEAHDWCGISAGIRLECPLLVRCHGTSAYFADLLGEPSRAGLRWAESWALKGADALAAVSRFTAEATARLFGLARPIEVIHNGVDAAQFRPDSAGCEPGLLLYLGTIVRKKGVLDLCRIFSRVVELRPEARLVLAGRDAADRRTGAGSTWALCQAALSPPARERISYLGPQPYENVRALLNRASLCLFPSRAEALPMAWLEAMACGKAVVASSLGWGSEVIEHGASGLLADPADHEEYARAVAGLLKEPGRARRLGQAARLRVEAAFSIEGMVEKSLRWYEAALAGGKGGSP from the coding sequence ATGCACGTAGCCTTCTTGACCGCGGAATACCCGCCGCTTCCCCACGGCGGCATCGGGACCAGCGTGAGGAGCCTCGCCCGCGGGCTCGTGCGCCGGGGGCACCGAGTGACCGTCCTGAGCTGGGGGGAAAAATCAGCTTTCGCTGACGAGGGCGTGGCCGTCCGCGTCCTGGCGCAGGCGGCTCTTCCCAAGACCGGCTGGTTCATGAACCGTTGGCGCGCGCGGGCTGAACTCAACCGGATGGTCCGCGAGGAAGGCCTAAACCTGGCCGAGGCCCATGACTGGTGCGGAATTTCGGCGGGAATCCGCCTCGAGTGTCCCCTGCTCGTGCGCTGTCACGGGACCTCGGCCTATTTCGCCGATCTTCTGGGCGAGCCCTCCCGGGCCGGCCTGCGCTGGGCCGAGTCTTGGGCGCTCAAGGGTGCTGATGCTCTCGCGGCGGTGAGCCGCTTTACGGCCGAGGCCACGGCGCGCTTGTTTGGGCTCGCGCGGCCCATCGAGGTCATCCACAACGGCGTGGACGCGGCGCAATTCCGTCCGGACTCCGCAGGCTGCGAGCCGGGCCTCCTGCTGTACCTGGGGACTATCGTGCGCAAGAAGGGGGTCTTGGACCTCTGCCGGATATTCTCGAGGGTCGTCGAGCTTCGCCCGGAGGCGCGGCTGGTCTTGGCCGGGCGCGACGCCGCCGACCGCCGGACCGGCGCGGGCTCGACCTGGGCGCTCTGCCAGGCGGCGCTATCGCCGCCGGCTCGGGAGAGAATTTCTTACCTGGGCCCTCAGCCGTACGAGAACGTGAGGGCCTTGCTGAATCGGGCCAGTCTTTGCCTCTTCCCGTCCCGGGCCGAGGCCTTGCCCATGGCTTGGCTGGAGGCCATGGCCTGCGGCAAGGCCGTGGTCGCCTCGAGCCTGGGCTGGGGCTCCGAGGTGATCGAGCACGGCGCCTCCGGGCTTTTGGCCGATCCCGCCGACCACGAGGAGTACGCCCGGGCCGTGGCCGGGCTCCTGAAGGAGCCCGGCAGGGCTAGGCGCCTTGGCCAAGCCGCCCGCCTTCGGGTCGAGGCGGCCTTCTCCATCGAGGGCATGGTGGAGAAGAGCTTGCGCTGGTACGAGGCCGCGCTGGCCGGCGGAAAGGGGGGCTCGCCCTGA
- a CDS encoding glycosyltransferase has translation MNPRPVPGTELLAVGNPDAALLGGLSEGPGDLWHSGLQRGAGGLLGELRYWSPVYWFYLNDVDPVVRGVSWRLDPGGFVVRASAWRALGGADPGYASDAARALDLGFRLLRRGGVPLHVPGLFGAHPRTKEKNEIPREDLYLFFIRHFKRQYRMWVLARESARRRAPLSQWRALRRAEARARAVPALYDRDLPARPLRPLPESRPSVSVIIPTLSRPRCMANLLSDYTRQTFLPGQIVVMDATPELEREAGLYELFKAKLPLVVLWQKSLGSCRARNEAIAACTGDVIVFGDDDIRIPPDFVENHVRLLETYKADGAVGLDIRADHPEQGLEDLARKLSDPALRRGAAGAAATFNNANSCVRREWVLRCAGNDVNFDGGYGEDQDFGHCLVEKGAVLLRNPRSADLHLKPAAGGFRWWQGQLELKGKARRRQPWELERQVGWISPRPSPTIMYGFLKHYTHEQLREWLYIYLARSWWPSYAKPGESFAVRCLMLVPRLLATPWVLLRIRESMRFAQALKARGPRYE, from the coding sequence GTGAATCCGCGTCCCGTGCCGGGCACGGAGCTGCTTGCCGTCGGAAATCCCGACGCGGCTCTCCTGGGGGGGCTCTCGGAGGGTCCGGGAGACTTGTGGCACAGCGGGCTTCAGCGCGGGGCCGGCGGCCTTTTGGGGGAGCTGCGTTATTGGTCGCCCGTTTATTGGTTCTATCTCAACGATGTGGATCCCGTCGTCAGAGGGGTTTCCTGGCGCCTGGATCCGGGGGGTTTCGTGGTACGGGCCTCGGCTTGGCGAGCTTTGGGAGGAGCCGATCCCGGCTACGCGAGCGACGCGGCGCGGGCCTTGGATCTGGGTTTTCGCCTTCTGCGGCGCGGGGGGGTGCCGCTCCACGTCCCGGGGCTTTTCGGGGCTCATCCGCGAACGAAAGAAAAAAATGAAATTCCTCGAGAGGATCTGTACCTATTTTTCATCAGGCATTTCAAGCGCCAGTACCGAATGTGGGTCCTGGCGCGCGAGTCGGCCAGGCGCCGGGCGCCGCTCTCGCAGTGGCGCGCCCTTAGGCGCGCCGAGGCCCGCGCTCGAGCCGTTCCCGCTCTGTACGACCGGGACCTTCCCGCGCGGCCGCTGCGCCCACTGCCCGAGAGCCGCCCGTCGGTCTCGGTCATCATACCCACCTTGAGCCGGCCCCGCTGCATGGCCAATCTCCTGTCGGACTACACCCGGCAGACCTTTCTTCCCGGCCAGATCGTGGTCATGGACGCGACTCCTGAGCTCGAGCGCGAGGCCGGGCTCTACGAGCTTTTCAAGGCCAAGCTTCCCCTGGTGGTGCTCTGGCAGAAATCCCTGGGCTCCTGCCGGGCCCGCAACGAGGCCATCGCGGCCTGCACCGGAGACGTCATCGTTTTCGGGGACGATGACATCCGGATTCCTCCCGACTTCGTGGAAAACCACGTGCGGCTCCTCGAAACCTACAAGGCCGACGGCGCGGTGGGGCTCGACATCCGGGCCGACCACCCCGAGCAGGGCTTGGAGGACTTGGCGCGCAAGCTCTCTGATCCCGCCTTGCGCCGGGGCGCGGCCGGGGCGGCGGCGACCTTCAATAACGCCAACTCCTGCGTGCGCCGCGAATGGGTCCTGCGCTGCGCGGGCAACGACGTCAATTTCGACGGGGGCTACGGAGAGGACCAGGATTTCGGGCATTGCCTGGTGGAGAAAGGCGCCGTTCTCCTGCGCAATCCCCGCAGCGCCGATCTGCACTTAAAGCCCGCCGCCGGCGGGTTTCGCTGGTGGCAGGGGCAATTGGAGCTCAAGGGCAAGGCCCGCCGGCGCCAGCCTTGGGAGCTCGAGCGCCAGGTCGGCTGGATATCTCCCCGCCCGAGCCCCACCATCATGTACGGGTTCCTGAAGCACTACACCCACGAGCAGCTTCGGGAGTGGCTTTATATTTATCTAGCTAGGTCCTGGTGGCCGAGCTACGCCAAGCCCGGGGAGTCCTTCGCCGTCCGATGCCTCATGCTTGTCCCGCGCCTCCTGGCCACGCCGTGGGTCCTCTTGCGGATACGGGAGAGTATGCGATTCGCGCAGGCCTTGAAAGCGAGGGGGCCGCGCTATGAGTAA
- a CDS encoding glycosyltransferase family 4 protein, which yields MRVALFGNSTSARQGGSLVYLSALAAALVERHEVDCYSPNGLGATELSRVLPEQGGRPAFRPEPRRSEAWVWGELKAAFSDRAYDLVVLQSSRVPRLSLCARAYLLCEFPFQKSVPWDDRARLSSYRGVIANSSYTARWIERLWGRRAEVLHPAVSPVEPGPKRPYILGVGRFLEGGRSKRQRELVSIFRELCSSGLKDWELHLAGFVQDKAYAALVSEEAKGLPVKFHWDAGRPELEELYSVSSVFWHAVGAGVDPEERPEGMEHFGISTVEAMSAGCVPVVINRGGQPEIVGPGQGVLWESLEECAEATSRLAADAARLNSLSRACALRARDFAFPAFSRRAREIFS from the coding sequence ATGAGGGTCGCGCTCTTCGGGAACTCGACCTCGGCCCGCCAAGGGGGGAGCCTCGTTTACCTCTCGGCCTTGGCCGCCGCGCTCGTGGAGCGGCACGAAGTGGATTGCTACAGTCCGAACGGGCTCGGCGCGACGGAGCTCTCGCGGGTCTTGCCGGAGCAAGGCGGCCGTCCGGCCTTTCGGCCCGAGCCGCGGCGCTCCGAGGCCTGGGTCTGGGGGGAGCTTAAGGCCGCTTTTTCGGACAGGGCCTACGACCTCGTGGTTCTTCAATCCTCGCGCGTGCCCAGGCTGTCTCTCTGCGCGAGAGCCTATCTTCTCTGCGAATTTCCCTTCCAAAAATCGGTGCCTTGGGACGACCGAGCAAGGCTTTCGAGCTACCGTGGCGTCATCGCCAATTCCAGCTACACCGCGCGCTGGATCGAGAGGCTCTGGGGCCGCCGGGCCGAGGTTCTCCATCCGGCCGTAAGCCCCGTTGAGCCCGGGCCCAAGAGGCCGTATATCCTGGGAGTGGGGCGCTTTCTCGAGGGCGGGCGCTCCAAGAGACAGAGGGAGCTTGTCTCTATTTTTCGCGAGCTTTGCTCCTCCGGCCTCAAGGATTGGGAGCTTCATCTGGCCGGGTTCGTGCAGGACAAGGCCTACGCGGCCCTCGTGTCCGAGGAGGCAAAGGGCCTGCCCGTCAAATTCCATTGGGATGCCGGCCGGCCGGAGCTCGAGGAGCTCTATTCTGTTTCCTCGGTGTTCTGGCACGCGGTCGGCGCGGGAGTGGATCCCGAGGAAAGGCCGGAGGGCATGGAGCATTTCGGCATCTCCACGGTGGAGGCCATGAGCGCGGGCTGCGTGCCCGTGGTGATCAATCGCGGCGGCCAGCCGGAAATCGTGGGGCCGGGGCAGGGCGTGCTGTGGGAAAGCCTCGAGGAATGCGCCGAAGCGACGTCCCGCCTGGCCGCGGACGCGGCGAGGCTTAACTCCCTGTCGCGGGCCTGCGCGCTCCGCGCCCGGGATTTCGCCTTTCCGGCGTTTTCCCGGAGGGCGCGGGAGATATTCTCGTGA